Part of the Balneolaceae bacterium genome is shown below.
GAGATCTCCAATGTATCTTCCCCGGTGTACGATCTCGGGCTTCGAAAAATCGTGGCCAGAACTTCATCAACCACATGGTTTTCTTTATTGATAATTTTTCCGAAGTGGACGGTGTGGGATTCGACCTCTGCAAGATTTTTTCCTTGAAAACACTGGCTCACTTTCTCCATCGCATTCTTCCCGGATACCCGAATCACAGCAATTCCACCCTCTCCAACAGGAGTGGCGATGGCGGCGATAGGATGTTCTTGTGAGATTTCGTCAGTCATTTGTAGTCTTTTTTTAATCTGCCTAAATATAACTGTAAATAGAGAGGATGAATAATGTTTGAAATACCATCAATGATAAAAAAGCCAGAATATGTTTTAAATCACTTCGTTTTATATATTCTATATATAAATATATAATCAATACAATATGATTATGGCACTGAGTATAAAAAATGCTGAAGTGGACCGGTTAGCCAGGGAGCTTTCTGAAGTGACAGGGGAAACTATTACAGAAGCTATTTCGAAGGCTTTGAAAGAACGATTGGAGAGGAAGACCGGAAGGCCAAAAGGGAAGCAAATCCAGGAAGAGATCAAACGAATTCAGAATCGTGTTGCTCGGTTGACTCGTTTAGATGAACGTTCTGATGAAGAAATCCTGGACTATAATGAAAAAGATTTGTTTGGGTAAGGAGAGTATCTAAAGATAATTGTTGGATTAAATTCAAATTTTAGCTTTAAATGAGAATATTTTAAATATCGATCTATTTGCGAATTGGTAGTTTTCTCAACCTGTAACTACTCTTTTCAATAACAACAATAGCGCCTTCATTCAATTCATTCTTTGTTTCTTTGATGATTTGCGAGAATGATTCTTTGATATTCTCTACCGTAAGAGGCTGAATTCTAAAAATAATGACAGAAGGTTTTGAAGATCCGCTAACAGCTAACAATTCACCAAAATCAAGATCGTGTGTAACAATTACCGATTTATTTTTAATGGCATGTTCACATATTTCCCAGTCAGTGGAACCATGAAAACCTGATTTGGCCCCGATAATAGTTTTATGACCCTCACCTTCTAAAAAATTGGCAAATGACAAGGGAATATTGATGTCCAGAAAAAATGTCATTAAGAAGCTTGTTCAAAAGGAAAGAATTTATCTTGCATCATCCTGGCTGAAAATGCCAATGCTTCCATGATATCCTCTTTAGAAAGAAATGGAAATTCTTTTAAAAGTTCCTCAACCGACATACCTGCAGAAAGATATTCTAAAATGCTTGAAACAGGCATTCTGGTACCATCAATCCTGGGTTTTCCAAAACATATTTCAGGATTAATGCTGATTCGGTTATAGTCGGGGTGTCTGATTTCCATGTTTATAAGTAAGCTAATTTTCAATCAAATTGAAACTATTGTCGAGTCAAGAATCAAATGTCGGTTAAAAATTGAGGCTGTCCAAAAGGATGTCATTCTGAACTCGATTCAGAATCTCCAATCTTTAACTATGTTTGGAGATACCGGATCGGGGTCCAGTATGACAAAAATCAAAAATTGATTTCCCTCACATTTTCTTTTTGGACAGCCTCAAAATTATAACTCCATTCAGTAAACCGAAATTTCATACTTGGCATAACACTATATTAGAATACGTATTCGAATTGGGAAAAACTGAGTGTCAACGATAATATTCGTCTCTGTGTTTCTGTGGCTACTCAACGATCATGGCGAAAGCCTCTTAATCACCCAGTCTTCCTCCTCAAGCGTATAACAAATCCGGTCGTGAAGCCGGTTTAATCGTCCCTGCCAAAACTCGATGCGGTGCGGCACTACCAGAAATCCGCCCCAGTGCGGCGGACGCGGAATCTCATCACCAAACTTCTGTTCAAACTCTTTCATTTTTTCTTTGAGAACAGATCGTGATTCAACCTCCTCACTTTGGCTGGAGGCCCAGGCTCCCAACTGACTGGCTACCGGCCGGGATTTGAAATATTCATCTGATTGCGTATCCGGTACTTTTTGAGCATTTCCTTCAATATGAATCTGCCTCATCAATTCAGCCCAGTAAAACGTAATCGAGACTTGCGAATTGTTTTGGATGTGGCGGCCTTTTCGGCTCTGATAGTTTGTATAAAATACGAATCCGCTCTTATCAAACTCTTTCAGTAGAACAGTTCTTGAGGATGGCTGACCCTTTTCGCCGACTGTTGTTAATGTCATCGCATTGGCATCTGCAGAGACTTGCTTAACAGCATCCTTAAACCATTTTGTAAATTGATTAAATGGATTGAAATCGACGGACTCTTTATCCAGGGGGATACCTTCATATTCACGCCGAATCATGGCAATGGCCTTTTTGGGATCCTGAATTTCATCTTTCGCAGGCATCCATCGTTTTATAAATCTCGAAATATTTACCATGGTATAATTTTTAAATTAGGCCGGTTACCTGATGAGTGAGATGACCGAAAAAGAACTACCCGTCTGACCGCTTGACTTGCCCTCCATAGCCTCAACTACGTTAAAACTTCGTAGAGCAGGCTTGGCCGATGGAGGGTGCGGTCTGACGGGTTCACTCATCCGATGATTTAATGTTAATATCTTCAAAAAGTAATGGATTTTCTGCAAACTGGTAATCCTGAACCGGTGTACCGCCTATCAAATGTTCCTGGATAATTCGCTCCAAAACATCCGGCGAACAGGAGTGATACCACACCCCCTCAGGGTAGACAACGGCAATCGGTCCGCGTTTGCAAATACGCAGACAGTTCGCTTTGGTTCGATAAACACCGCCTTGTCCGTCAAGGTTCAACTTCTTCAACCGTTTCTTGAGGAATTTCCACGATTTTAAACCAATCTCTTTTTTGCAGCATTTCGGTTTGGTTTGATCCGCACACAAAAAAATGTGCCGTTTGATGGTGGGAATGTGGAGTTTTTCCGCTTCTTTGCGAACCTTTTTGTTCATCGGTACAGATTTTATGGCCAATATAATTTCATTACGAAAG
Proteins encoded:
- the pdxH gene encoding pyridoxamine 5'-phosphate oxidase, with amino-acid sequence MVNISRFIKRWMPAKDEIQDPKKAIAMIRREYEGIPLDKESVDFNPFNQFTKWFKDAVKQVSADANAMTLTTVGEKGQPSSRTVLLKEFDKSGFVFYTNYQSRKGRHIQNNSQVSITFYWAELMRQIHIEGNAQKVPDTQSDEYFKSRPVASQLGAWASSQSEEVESRSVLKEKMKEFEQKFGDEIPRPPHWGGFLVVPHRIEFWQGRLNRLHDRICYTLEEEDWVIKRLSP
- a CDS encoding type II toxin-antitoxin system VapB family antitoxin, translating into MALSIKNAEVDRLARELSEVTGETITEAISKALKERLERKTGRPKGKQIQEEIKRIQNRVARLTRLDERSDEEILDYNEKDLFG
- a CDS encoding DUF5615 family PIN-like protein; protein product: MTFFLDINIPLSFANFLEGEGHKTIIGAKSGFHGSTDWEICEHAIKNKSVIVTHDLDFGELLAVSGSSKPSVIIFRIQPLTVENIKESFSQIIKETKNELNEGAIVVIEKSSYRLRKLPIRK
- a CDS encoding DUF433 domain-containing protein, with protein sequence MEIRHPDYNRISINPEICFGKPRIDGTRMPVSSILEYLSAGMSVEELLKEFPFLSKEDIMEALAFSARMMQDKFFPFEQAS